In Salinigranum marinum, one DNA window encodes the following:
- a CDS encoding 23S rRNA (uridine(2552)-2'-O)-methyltransferase translates to MTSKDKYYNKAKQEGYRARSAYKLKQLDADAGLFGPGNTVVDLGAAPGGWLQVAAEAVGPQGRVVGVDLQRIEPLDVDHDHVVETIRGDMTDEETRTRITELVGEEGADAVVSDMAPNMTGEYSLDHARSVYLARQAFETALELLATGGDLAVKVFDGPDVAALRDEMDAEFQYVRSIRPDASRDASSEQYLVGKHRITAPVRAGDELEVDIEDVGSEGDGVAKVEGFTLFVDGATAGETLRVRVTDVKPRFGFAERID, encoded by the coding sequence ATGACGAGTAAAGACAAGTACTACAACAAGGCGAAACAGGAGGGCTACCGCGCCCGGTCGGCGTACAAGCTCAAACAGCTCGACGCCGACGCGGGGCTGTTCGGCCCCGGCAACACGGTCGTCGACCTCGGGGCCGCCCCGGGTGGGTGGCTGCAGGTCGCCGCCGAGGCCGTCGGCCCCCAGGGCCGGGTCGTCGGCGTCGACCTCCAGCGGATCGAGCCGCTGGACGTCGACCACGACCACGTCGTCGAGACGATCCGCGGCGACATGACCGACGAAGAGACGCGCACGCGGATCACCGAACTCGTCGGCGAGGAGGGCGCCGACGCCGTCGTCTCGGACATGGCACCGAACATGACCGGCGAGTACTCGCTGGACCACGCCCGCTCGGTCTACCTCGCACGACAGGCGTTCGAGACCGCCCTGGAACTGCTCGCGACCGGCGGCGACCTCGCGGTGAAGGTGTTCGACGGCCCCGACGTGGCCGCGCTCAGAGACGAGATGGACGCCGAGTTCCAGTACGTCCGCTCGATCCGTCCCGACGCCTCCCGGGACGCCTCCTCCGAGCAGTACCTCGTCGGCAAGCACCGCATCACCGCACCCGTCCGCGCCGGCGACGAACTCGAGGTCGACATCGAGGACGTCGGGAGCGAGGGCGACGGCGTCGCCAAGGTTGAGGGCTTTACCCTGTTCGTCGACGGGGCGACGGCGGGCGAGACGCTTCGAGTGCGCGTGACGGACGTGAAACCACGGTTCGGCTTCGCCGAACGGATCGACTGA